A genomic region of Micromonospora sp. NBRC 110009 contains the following coding sequences:
- a CDS encoding dihydrofolate reductase family protein: MTKVTTGATMSLDGYIADASHGGFEYLFQWYENGDVETPTATPGMTFRTSTASAEHLRDLTERTGALVVGRRLFDMTRGWGGRHPMDVPVVVVTHSVPEGWERESDSFVFVTDGIVSAIDRARAIAGDKQVGVNGGTIAAQVLEAGLLDEVHVDLVPVLLGDGIPFFAGLKIAPVQLAGPTRVVEGSGVTHLAYRVRKAG, from the coding sequence ATGACGAAGGTTACGACCGGGGCGACCATGTCGCTGGACGGCTACATCGCCGACGCCTCGCACGGTGGCTTCGAGTACCTCTTCCAGTGGTACGAGAACGGGGACGTCGAGACGCCGACGGCCACCCCCGGCATGACGTTCCGCACCTCGACGGCGAGCGCGGAACACCTGCGCGACCTGACCGAGCGGACTGGCGCCCTGGTGGTCGGCCGGCGGCTGTTCGACATGACCCGCGGCTGGGGCGGCCGGCACCCGATGGACGTGCCGGTGGTCGTCGTCACGCACTCCGTACCCGAGGGATGGGAGCGCGAGAGCGACTCGTTCGTGTTCGTCACCGACGGCATCGTCAGCGCGATCGACCGGGCGAGGGCCATCGCCGGCGACAAGCAGGTCGGCGTCAACGGCGGCACGATCGCGGCGCAGGTCCTCGAGGCCGGCCTGCTCGACGAGGTTCACGTCGACCTCGTCCCGGTGCTGCTCGGCGACGGCATCCCCTTCTTCGCCGGCCTGAAGATCGCCCCCGTGCAGCTGGCCGGGCCGACGCGGGTGGTCGAGGGCAGCGGCGTCACCCACCTGGCCTACCGGGTGCGCAAGGCGGGCTGA
- a CDS encoding endonuclease/exonuclease/phosphatase family protein — MRLTVHRRVLLGVALAAALAPLPLAGPAGASGPAGSAAPPVALRVATYNIHAGAGEDNVFDLARTAEAIRALNADVVGLQEVDVHWGARSNFVDEAQELSGRLGMRAFFAPIYDMDPPTADAPRQQYGVAVLSRYPILEAENHEITRLSTQVPNPVPAPAPGFAEVTINVRGAHVHVYSTHLDYRADPTVRRMQVADTLDILAADSGPKVLVGDLNAEPGAPELAALWQDLRDAAPTGGKTYPAINPVKRIDVISVSPDITVLGTETAATAASDHRPVVTDLLLHQRGN; from the coding sequence TTGAGACTGACCGTTCACCGCCGCGTCCTGCTCGGCGTCGCGCTCGCCGCTGCGCTGGCGCCACTGCCGCTGGCCGGGCCAGCGGGCGCGTCCGGGCCTGCGGGATCGGCCGCGCCGCCCGTGGCGCTGCGCGTGGCCACCTACAACATCCACGCGGGGGCCGGCGAGGACAACGTCTTCGACCTGGCCCGGACCGCCGAGGCGATCCGGGCGCTGAACGCCGACGTGGTCGGCCTGCAGGAGGTCGACGTCCACTGGGGAGCACGCAGCAACTTCGTGGACGAGGCCCAGGAGCTGTCCGGGCGACTAGGCATGCGGGCCTTCTTCGCGCCGATCTACGACATGGATCCGCCGACCGCCGATGCGCCCCGCCAGCAGTACGGGGTCGCGGTCCTCAGCCGTTATCCGATCCTCGAGGCCGAGAACCACGAGATCACCCGGCTCTCGACCCAGGTGCCCAACCCGGTACCCGCCCCGGCACCGGGCTTCGCCGAGGTGACGATCAACGTACGAGGCGCGCACGTGCACGTGTACTCCACACACCTCGACTACCGGGCGGACCCGACTGTGCGGCGCATGCAGGTCGCGGACACGCTGGACATCCTGGCCGCCGACTCCGGACCGAAGGTGCTGGTCGGTGACCTCAACGCGGAGCCGGGGGCACCCGAGCTGGCCGCCCTGTGGCAGGACCTGCGTGACGCCGCCCCGACCGGCGGCAAGACGTACCCGGCGATCAATCCGGTGAAGCGGATCGACGTCATCAGCGTCTCGCCGGACATCACCGTGCTGGGCACGGAGACCGCGGCGACCGCGGCGTCGGACCACCGGCCGGTGGTCACCGACCTCCTGCTGCACCAACGCGGCAACTGA
- a CDS encoding SDR family oxidoreductase, giving the protein MNISGNTIFIPGSTSGIGLALALELRAKGNTVIIGGRRTDLLDLIAADYPGIDTVAIDTADPASIASAAKQVLAKHPDLNVLVTMAGIMRVEDWHQPETFLDSAESIITTNVLGPIRLIAAFVEHLRAQPDATIMTVSSGLAFAPLKVTPSYNASKAAIHLLSESIRLQLADTTVQVVELEPPAVRTALLPGQESSEFAMPLDEFVAEVVALIEAQPEAKEIQVERVKFLRYGEARGDYDQVVATLNAADPHGK; this is encoded by the coding sequence ATGAACATCTCCGGAAACACCATCTTCATCCCCGGCTCGACGAGCGGGATCGGCCTCGCGCTCGCCCTCGAGCTGCGGGCCAAGGGCAACACCGTGATCATCGGCGGCCGGCGCACCGACCTGCTCGACCTCATCGCCGCGGACTACCCCGGCATCGACACCGTCGCGATCGACACGGCGGACCCCGCGAGCATCGCCTCGGCCGCGAAGCAGGTGCTGGCGAAGCACCCGGACCTCAACGTCCTCGTCACGATGGCCGGCATCATGCGCGTCGAGGACTGGCACCAGCCCGAGACGTTCCTCGACTCGGCCGAGTCGATCATCACGACCAACGTGCTCGGCCCGATCCGCCTGATCGCCGCGTTCGTCGAGCACCTGCGGGCGCAGCCGGACGCCACGATCATGACCGTCTCCTCGGGTCTCGCGTTCGCGCCGCTCAAGGTCACCCCGAGCTACAACGCGTCGAAGGCCGCGATCCACCTGCTCAGCGAGTCGATCCGGCTGCAGCTCGCCGACACGACCGTGCAGGTCGTGGAGCTGGAACCGCCGGCGGTCCGTACGGCGCTGCTGCCCGGGCAGGAGAGCAGCGAGTTCGCGATGCCGCTCGACGAGTTCGTGGCGGAGGTCGTGGCGCTGATCGAGGCGCAGCCGGAGGCCAAGGAGATCCAGGTCGAGCGGGTGAAGTTCCTCCGGTACGGCGAGGCGCGCGGCGACTACGACCAGGTCGTGGCGACGCTCAACGCGGCCGACCCGCATGGCAAGTAG
- a CDS encoding SRPBCC family protein — protein MSTAVRLHRDIPAPPDKVYRAWLDPDLLRRWMAPGGLEVTRAEVEPRVGGRYRIWHTDAGTDVGGFDCELVELEQDRRIVWRWGFVGPQRTGGPAYDSLLTVTLDGKPDGGTGLTLVHERLEALAAALPQVADGVRPGWESALDKLAEVAA, from the coding sequence GTGAGCACCGCCGTACGGCTGCACCGCGACATCCCCGCCCCACCCGACAAGGTCTACCGGGCCTGGCTCGACCCGGACCTGCTGCGCCGCTGGATGGCCCCCGGCGGGCTGGAGGTGACCCGCGCCGAGGTCGAGCCGAGGGTCGGCGGCCGGTACCGGATCTGGCACACCGATGCCGGCACCGACGTCGGCGGGTTCGACTGCGAGCTGGTCGAGCTGGAGCAGGACCGGCGCATCGTCTGGCGCTGGGGCTTCGTCGGCCCGCAGCGCACCGGCGGCCCGGCGTACGACTCGCTGTTGACCGTCACCCTCGACGGGAAGCCGGACGGCGGGACGGGGCTCACCCTCGTACACGAAAGGCTCGAAGCGCTGGCGGCGGCGCTGCCGCAGGTCGCCGACGGGGTCCGGCCCGGTTGGGAGTCGGCGCTGGACAAGCTCGCGGAGGTGGCGGCATGA
- a CDS encoding MSCRAMM family protein codes for MSRSMLRRFGALLLGATLALTGLATPAQAADTGSITGQLTDGGAAVTGGSVYLYGDDVDHTDYAWLDDQGHYAFDAVPPGRYRVNFEAWGHPTQYAYGKTDWSSANLITVTAGGTTVVDDELLPVGTLTGRLVDRTGAPVQFASVGAEAVDYSSFGYGSTDPDGNFAIQVVPGSYRVRFDLGAFSQFAYGTLDPGAATVFAVTAGSTVTVNDTLVPTGIVAGRFTDTSGAPLSGVDVYVNNGQFFGSAQTDEDGRYRLDQVPVGTDYTVQFSSAALSVQQYAYGTVDSSAAARFAVTEGQTTAVDDQKLPTGSVRLTAVDSRTGQPILNFTSGIGLDSRDTNNGEVIYPDVPVGTHEIWASAPGYSFDGTTVTVLAGEQADVKLVMEPMARITATVVDAKTGTPLAGVCIVPVRVEEVRMPDGCGEVTDANGKVTQFIQRGAGTYQLLAWPDQAQGYGAQWLGPRGGTGDPRRATQFTVESGETVTPPVIQMDRAGVIAGQVFGPDGAALSHGAVRIAGEPVGLGSNFGVFAIGDEGHYRIDKLGPYEWPLLFDVPGQATQWSGGEGNRDRADRITVVAGGTTTYDYRLEAGVPLTVASTTPFSGYVAARNADTGDLVGLWWISEPNVGVVRQLMGEQRIRFEYYPAEGGRKFVGGEDFASAATYKIHKHKDAAFELTLG; via the coding sequence ATGAGCAGATCGATGCTGCGCCGGTTCGGCGCACTGCTGCTGGGTGCCACCCTGGCCCTGACCGGGCTGGCCACACCGGCCCAGGCAGCAGACACGGGCTCCATCACGGGCCAGCTGACCGACGGCGGAGCCGCGGTCACCGGCGGCTCCGTCTACCTCTACGGCGACGACGTCGACCACACGGACTACGCGTGGCTCGACGACCAGGGTCATTACGCGTTCGACGCGGTCCCTCCGGGCCGGTACCGGGTGAACTTCGAGGCGTGGGGCCACCCGACGCAGTACGCCTATGGCAAGACCGACTGGTCGTCGGCGAATCTCATCACCGTGACGGCCGGCGGCACGACGGTGGTCGATGACGAGCTGCTGCCGGTCGGCACCCTCACCGGGCGGCTCGTCGACCGGACCGGCGCCCCGGTGCAGTTCGCGTCCGTCGGCGCCGAAGCCGTCGACTACAGCAGCTTCGGCTACGGCAGCACGGACCCGGACGGCAATTTCGCCATCCAGGTCGTGCCGGGCAGCTACCGCGTCCGGTTCGACCTGGGCGCGTTCAGCCAGTTCGCCTACGGCACGCTGGACCCCGGCGCCGCGACGGTCTTCGCGGTCACCGCGGGCAGCACGGTGACGGTCAACGACACCCTGGTGCCCACCGGCATCGTGGCGGGCCGCTTCACCGACACCTCCGGCGCGCCGCTGTCCGGCGTGGACGTCTACGTCAACAACGGCCAGTTTTTCGGCAGCGCCCAGACCGACGAGGACGGCCGCTACCGGCTCGACCAGGTCCCGGTCGGCACGGACTACACCGTCCAGTTCTCCAGCGCGGCGCTGTCCGTGCAGCAGTACGCCTACGGCACGGTGGACTCGTCGGCGGCGGCCCGGTTCGCCGTCACCGAGGGGCAGACCACCGCGGTCGACGACCAGAAGCTGCCGACGGGCAGCGTCCGCCTCACCGCCGTGGACTCGCGTACGGGCCAGCCGATCCTGAACTTCACCTCCGGTATCGGCCTCGACTCGCGGGACACCAACAACGGCGAGGTCATCTACCCGGACGTCCCCGTCGGCACCCACGAGATCTGGGCCAGCGCCCCGGGCTACTCGTTTGACGGCACCACGGTGACGGTCCTTGCCGGCGAGCAGGCCGACGTCAAGCTGGTCATGGAGCCAATGGCGCGCATCACCGCCACCGTGGTGGACGCCAAGACCGGCACGCCGCTGGCCGGCGTTTGCATCGTCCCGGTGCGCGTCGAGGAGGTCCGGATGCCGGACGGCTGTGGCGAGGTCACCGACGCGAACGGCAAGGTAACCCAGTTCATCCAGCGGGGTGCGGGCACCTACCAGCTGCTGGCGTGGCCGGACCAGGCCCAGGGCTACGGCGCCCAGTGGCTCGGTCCGCGCGGCGGCACCGGCGACCCGCGGCGGGCCACGCAGTTCACCGTGGAGTCCGGCGAGACCGTCACGCCGCCGGTCATCCAGATGGATCGCGCGGGTGTCATCGCCGGTCAGGTCTTCGGGCCGGACGGCGCCGCGCTGTCCCACGGAGCCGTCCGGATCGCCGGCGAGCCGGTCGGCCTGGGCAGCAACTTCGGTGTCTTCGCCATCGGCGACGAGGGCCACTACCGGATCGACAAGCTCGGCCCGTACGAGTGGCCGCTCCTCTTCGACGTGCCCGGGCAGGCCACGCAGTGGAGCGGTGGCGAGGGCAACCGCGACCGGGCCGACCGGATCACGGTCGTCGCGGGCGGCACCACCACCTACGACTACCGGCTCGAGGCCGGGGTCCCGCTGACGGTGGCGAGTACCACGCCGTTCAGCGGGTACGTGGCTGCCCGCAACGCCGACACCGGTGACCTCGTCGGGCTGTGGTGGATCTCCGAACCGAACGTCGGCGTCGTCCGGCAGCTCATGGGCGAGCAGCGCATCCGGTTCGAGTACTACCCGGCCGAGGGCGGCCGCAAGTTCGTCGGCGGCGAGGACTTCGCCTCGGCGGCCACCTACAAGATCCATAAGCACAAGGACGCGGCGTTCGAGCTCACGCTCGGCTGA
- a CDS encoding NADPH-dependent FMN reductase, with translation MARIGIIIGSTRPGRNGAAVGQWVYEVAKQRSDAEFELVDLLDYKLPHLDEVYPPSMGQYQQPHALEWANKIASFDGFVMVTPEYNHSTSGALKNAIDFLYGEWNNKAVGFVSYGSVGGARAVEHLRLIAGELQMADVRSQVALSLFTDFENFSVFKPNQFQQDALNTTLDQIVAWSRALAPLRGK, from the coding sequence ATGGCCAGGATCGGAATCATCATCGGCAGCACCCGGCCGGGGCGGAACGGAGCCGCCGTAGGCCAGTGGGTGTACGAGGTCGCGAAGCAGCGCAGCGACGCCGAATTCGAGCTCGTCGACCTGCTCGACTACAAGCTGCCGCACCTGGACGAGGTGTATCCGCCGTCGATGGGGCAGTACCAGCAGCCGCACGCGCTGGAGTGGGCCAACAAGATCGCGTCGTTCGACGGGTTCGTGATGGTGACGCCGGAGTACAACCACTCGACGTCCGGCGCCCTGAAGAACGCCATCGACTTCCTCTACGGCGAGTGGAACAACAAGGCCGTCGGCTTCGTCAGCTACGGCTCGGTGGGCGGCGCCCGCGCGGTCGAGCACCTGCGGCTGATCGCCGGCGAGCTGCAGATGGCCGACGTGCGGTCGCAGGTGGCCCTCTCGCTCTTCACCGACTTCGAGAACTTCAGCGTCTTCAAGCCCAACCAGTTCCAGCAGGACGCGCTCAACACGACCCTCGACCAGATCGTGGCCTGGAGCCGGGCCCTCGCGCCGCTGCGCGGCAAGTGA
- a CDS encoding MarR family winged helix-turn-helix transcriptional regulator, which yields MSTVTPPPAPTPEGPKPLNPDEEAVVRSLTRVIYALPRAIDAEMVREQRLPLIEYLVLMHLSEAPDRQLRMSELATACEMSLSGMSRAVQKLEGQGYVERARCADDARGWNAVLTDAGFARLSDAWPSHLAAVRRHFLDHLAGLDLKKVAAALENVAT from the coding sequence ATGTCCACCGTCACACCGCCGCCGGCGCCGACCCCGGAAGGGCCGAAACCTCTCAACCCGGACGAGGAGGCCGTCGTCCGGTCCCTCACCCGCGTCATCTACGCGCTGCCCCGCGCCATCGACGCCGAGATGGTCCGCGAGCAGCGGCTCCCCCTGATCGAGTACCTGGTCCTGATGCACCTCTCCGAGGCCCCCGACCGGCAACTGCGCATGAGCGAACTCGCCACCGCCTGCGAGATGTCGCTCAGTGGCATGAGCCGCGCCGTGCAGAAGCTGGAAGGCCAGGGGTACGTCGAGCGGGCCAGGTGTGCAGACGACGCCCGCGGCTGGAACGCCGTCCTCACCGACGCCGGCTTCGCTCGCCTGAGCGACGCCTGGCCCAGCCACCTCGCCGCCGTGCGCCGGCACTTCCTCGACCACCTTGCGGGCCTGGACCTGAAGAAGGTCGCCGCCGCCCTGGAGAACGTCGCCACCTGA
- a CDS encoding helix-turn-helix transcriptional regulator, which translates to MDRAALADFLRRRREALQPGDVGLATGARRRAPGLRREEVASLAAMSTDYYTRLEQQRGPQPSGQMLASLARALRLTGQERDYLFQVAGQNPPASVSVATHVAPALLRVLDRLDDTPALILSNLGEVLVQNRLADALFGDRSGYTGLARSEIYRWFTDPAERLRYPEEDRDRQSRAQVANLRAAYGSMGPQSRAGEIVRALQKASPEFAELWDRHEVAQRFADHKTLVHPQLGAIELDCQALFTEDQSQALLVLTAPPRSEGYEKLQLLAVLGHERFPADTASA; encoded by the coding sequence ATGGACCGTGCAGCCCTGGCCGATTTCCTGCGCCGCCGCCGCGAGGCGCTGCAGCCCGGGGACGTCGGGCTGGCCACCGGCGCCCGTCGGCGCGCGCCGGGGCTGCGGCGCGAGGAGGTCGCCTCGCTCGCGGCGATGTCGACCGACTACTACACCCGGCTGGAACAGCAGCGCGGCCCGCAGCCGAGCGGGCAGATGCTCGCCTCGCTCGCCCGGGCGCTGCGGCTGACCGGCCAGGAACGCGACTACCTGTTCCAGGTGGCGGGGCAGAACCCGCCGGCGTCGGTGTCGGTGGCGACGCACGTGGCCCCGGCGCTGCTGCGCGTGCTGGACCGCCTCGACGACACCCCGGCGCTGATCCTGTCCAACCTCGGCGAGGTGCTCGTGCAGAACCGGCTGGCCGACGCCCTGTTCGGCGACCGGTCGGGCTACACGGGCCTCGCCCGCAGCGAGATCTACCGGTGGTTCACCGATCCGGCGGAGCGGCTGCGCTACCCGGAGGAGGACCGCGACCGGCAGAGCCGGGCCCAGGTCGCCAACCTGCGCGCCGCGTACGGGTCGATGGGCCCGCAGTCGCGGGCCGGCGAGATCGTGCGGGCCCTGCAGAAGGCGAGCCCGGAGTTCGCCGAGCTGTGGGACCGGCACGAGGTCGCGCAGCGGTTCGCGGACCACAAGACCCTCGTCCATCCGCAGCTCGGTGCGATCGAGCTCGACTGCCAGGCGCTGTTCACCGAGGACCAGTCCCAGGCCCTGCTCGTGCTGACCGCGCCGCCGCGCAGCGAGGGCTACGAGAAGCTGCAACTGCTCGCCGTGCTGGGGCACGAGCGCTTCCCCGCCGACACGGCGTCCGCCTAG
- a CDS encoding dihydrofolate reductase family protein, with amino-acid sequence MKVVVVEWMSLDGVVQAPGAPDEDPSGDFAHGGWHLRWFDDTSRQWVVDNLNAAGGFLFGRKTYERFAAHWPHVTGPERVVAEPLNSKPKYVVSSTLSAPAWSGSSVLPDLPAVAALTKSDEGELHVIGSAQLATALLAEDLVDELRLMVDPVRLGGGKRIWPADGGLQSFALTRCTPTSTGALLLHYARAQG; translated from the coding sequence ATGAAGGTCGTGGTGGTCGAGTGGATGAGCCTGGACGGCGTGGTGCAGGCGCCCGGCGCGCCCGACGAGGACCCCAGCGGCGACTTCGCGCACGGCGGCTGGCACCTGCGCTGGTTCGACGACACCTCCCGACAGTGGGTGGTCGACAACCTGAACGCCGCCGGCGGGTTCCTCTTCGGACGGAAGACCTACGAGCGGTTCGCCGCGCACTGGCCGCACGTCACCGGCCCCGAGCGGGTGGTGGCGGAGCCGTTGAACAGCAAGCCGAAGTACGTCGTCTCGTCGACCCTCTCCGCCCCCGCGTGGTCGGGTTCGTCGGTCCTGCCGGACCTGCCGGCGGTGGCCGCGCTGACCAAGTCCGACGAGGGTGAGCTGCACGTGATCGGCAGCGCGCAGCTCGCCACCGCCCTGCTCGCCGAGGATCTGGTGGACGAGCTGCGGCTGATGGTCGACCCGGTACGCCTCGGCGGCGGCAAGCGGATCTGGCCGGCCGACGGCGGGTTGCAGTCGTTCGCGCTGACCCGCTGCACGCCGACCAGCACGGGTGCACTGCTGCTGCACTACGCCCGCGCGCAGGGTTAG
- a CDS encoding GYD domain-containing protein — protein sequence MPTFLLKSTYTAEGFAGLIRDGGTKRAEVVRALVENGGGEMTSIHFAFGAEDTYVLCDLPDHQAAAALAVAVGAAGGLRVQVVPLLSPDEVDEAVKMAPGYAPPGR from the coding sequence GTGCCCACGTTCCTGCTGAAGTCGACATACACCGCCGAAGGGTTCGCCGGGCTGATTCGGGACGGCGGCACCAAACGCGCCGAGGTCGTACGGGCCCTGGTGGAGAACGGCGGCGGAGAGATGACCTCGATCCACTTCGCCTTCGGCGCCGAGGACACCTACGTGCTGTGCGACCTGCCCGACCACCAGGCCGCCGCCGCGCTGGCCGTTGCGGTCGGCGCGGCGGGCGGCCTGCGGGTGCAGGTCGTCCCGCTGCTCAGCCCGGACGAGGTCGACGAGGCCGTCAAGATGGCACCCGGCTACGCCCCACCGGGCCGCTGA
- a CDS encoding ArsR/SmtB family transcription factor encodes MVEDPLRMDAVFHALAHEARRTMLRRLAERELTVGELAEPLAMSLAAASKHVQVLERAGLVTRTVTGRRHVCRLEAAPLATASAWLNFYQRHWADRLDALEALFTEEGTEQ; translated from the coding sequence ATGGTTGAGGATCCGTTGAGGATGGACGCGGTGTTCCACGCGCTCGCGCACGAGGCGCGCCGCACCATGCTGCGCCGGCTCGCCGAACGGGAGCTGACCGTCGGCGAGCTGGCCGAACCCCTGGCGATGTCCCTGGCGGCCGCGTCCAAGCACGTGCAGGTGCTGGAACGCGCCGGCCTGGTCACGCGTACGGTCACCGGCCGGCGGCACGTCTGCCGACTGGAGGCCGCCCCGCTCGCCACCGCCTCCGCCTGGCTGAACTTCTACCAGCGCCACTGGGCCGACCGGCTCGACGCCCTCGAGGCGCTGTTCACCGAGGAAGGGACTGAGCAGTGA
- a CDS encoding AAA family ATPase — translation MLAGLAVPPAVEAERVITAVLADLRSGDHRGVVVDSPPGAGKSTLVVRAAAELAATGEPLIIIAQTNEQVDDLIDRLARKAPKLRIGRLSAADYRPSDRVKDHDTVRVAAKVADLGGPAVTIGTAAKWATVAEGTWPWAIVDEAYQMRSDALLRVAGRFARALFVGDPGQLDPFSTVETARWTGLTWDPMQSAVATLLRHNPDLPVHRLPVSWRLPATAAPVVAAAFYPFTGFRAGTGLADRALTFTEPGPGDELDATVELAAAAGWALYELPARHTLRTDAEAAAACADLALRVLRRGAVAVSEQAPGGTPVTADRIAIGAAHRDQAAAIRARLGEAGAGITVDTANRLQGREYDVTIVLHPLSGRRDATAFHLETGRLCVLTSRHRHACVVVARAGIPELLDAHPSTERVHLDVPVKFPDGWEANQTMLAHLARHRFS, via the coding sequence ATGCTCGCCGGGTTGGCGGTCCCGCCCGCGGTCGAGGCGGAACGGGTCATCACCGCCGTCCTCGCCGACCTGCGCTCCGGCGACCACCGGGGCGTGGTCGTCGACTCGCCGCCGGGCGCCGGCAAGTCCACCCTCGTGGTCCGCGCCGCCGCCGAACTGGCCGCCACCGGCGAACCGCTGATCATCATTGCGCAGACCAATGAGCAGGTCGACGACCTCATCGACCGCCTGGCCCGCAAGGCCCCGAAGCTGCGCATCGGCCGGCTCTCCGCCGCCGACTACCGGCCGTCCGACCGGGTCAAGGACCACGACACCGTCCGGGTCGCGGCCAAGGTCGCCGACCTCGGCGGGCCGGCCGTCACCATCGGTACGGCCGCCAAGTGGGCCACCGTCGCCGAGGGCACCTGGCCGTGGGCGATCGTCGACGAGGCGTACCAGATGCGCTCGGACGCCCTGCTGCGCGTGGCCGGACGGTTCGCGCGGGCGCTGTTCGTGGGGGATCCGGGCCAGCTCGACCCGTTCTCCACCGTCGAGACCGCCCGCTGGACCGGCCTGACCTGGGATCCGATGCAGTCGGCGGTGGCCACCCTGCTGCGGCACAACCCGGACCTGCCGGTACACCGGCTGCCGGTGTCCTGGCGGCTGCCCGCCACCGCCGCGCCGGTGGTCGCGGCGGCCTTCTACCCGTTCACCGGGTTCCGCGCCGGCACCGGGCTGGCCGACCGGGCGCTGACCTTCACCGAGCCCGGCCCCGGCGACGAGCTGGACGCCACCGTCGAGCTGGCGGCCGCCGCGGGCTGGGCGCTGTACGAGCTGCCCGCCCGCCACACCCTGCGTACCGATGCCGAGGCCGCCGCGGCCTGCGCGGACCTCGCGCTGCGGGTGCTGCGGCGCGGCGCGGTCGCCGTCTCCGAACAGGCCCCCGGGGGTACGCCCGTGACGGCCGACCGGATCGCCATCGGGGCCGCCCACCGGGACCAGGCGGCGGCCATCCGCGCGCGGCTCGGCGAGGCCGGCGCGGGCATCACCGTCGACACCGCCAACCGCCTCCAGGGTCGCGAGTACGACGTGACGATCGTGCTGCACCCGCTCTCCGGGCGGCGCGACGCGACCGCGTTCCACCTGGAGACAGGGCGGCTCTGCGTGCTCACCTCCCGGCACCGCCACGCCTGCGTCGTGGTGGCGCGGGCGGGGATCCCCGAGCTGCTCGACGCGCACCCGTCGACCGAGCGGGTGCACCTCGACGTGCCGGTCAAGTTCCCGGACGGTTGGGAAGCGAACCAGACGATGCTCGCCCACCTCGCCCGGCACCGTTTCTCCTGA
- a CDS encoding SigE family RNA polymerase sigma factor, whose product MGDRDVAFADYFAARSDAMRGTAYLLCGDWHRAEDLVQTAFTKLYLVWNRVSRHEVLDAYVRQILIRTFLDERRRGWWRRERVGGENAERPAPPDSPENRLVMLQALAAVPPRQRAVLVLRYWEDLSVEEVAALLGCTPGTVKSQAARGLDTLRGLLSPAHVGIEEGER is encoded by the coding sequence ATGGGCGATCGCGACGTGGCGTTCGCGGACTACTTCGCGGCGAGGTCGGACGCGATGCGCGGCACCGCGTACCTGCTCTGCGGCGACTGGCATCGGGCGGAGGACCTGGTCCAGACCGCGTTCACGAAGCTCTACCTGGTCTGGAACCGGGTCTCCCGGCACGAGGTGCTCGACGCCTACGTGCGCCAGATCCTGATCCGGACGTTCCTCGACGAGCGGCGCCGCGGCTGGTGGCGGCGCGAGCGGGTGGGCGGGGAGAACGCCGAGCGGCCGGCACCGCCCGACTCGCCGGAGAACCGGTTGGTGATGCTCCAGGCGCTGGCCGCCGTGCCGCCGCGCCAGCGGGCCGTCCTGGTGCTCCGCTACTGGGAGGACCTTTCGGTTGAGGAAGTCGCGGCGCTGCTGGGCTGCACACCCGGGACGGTGAAGAGCCAGGCGGCCCGCGGCCTGGATACGCTGCGCGGCCTCCTATCGCCCGCGCATGTCGGGATCGAAGAGGGGGAACGATGA